The Lytechinus pictus isolate F3 Inbred chromosome 10, Lp3.0, whole genome shotgun sequence genome includes a window with the following:
- the LOC129269986 gene encoding uncharacterized protein LOC129269986 codes for MATTTSETLPTAPKDRSDSHSSCDSSCGVTTNSGSSSGSNAGSGSNSGSSSRKNSLTARTVGSKGSNGGKTSSGKKHSGEAYIEGDIKLRFLCPEDVEAVKQLCRDWFPVEYPDFWYKDITNDKRFFSLAAAIGSTIVGLLVAEVKTRARCHREVSKKDKSGIYI; via the exons ATGGCAACGACAACAAGCGAGACGCTGCCTACTGCGCCGAAGGATCGGAGTGACAGCCACAGCTCTTGTGATAGCAGTTGTGGGGTCACCACTAACAGTGGAAGCAGCAGTGGAAGCAATGCTGGAAGTGGAAGTAACAGCGGTAGCAGCAGTAGAAAGAATTCTCTGACTGCCAGGACTGTAGGCAGTAAGGGAAGCAATGGAGGGAAGACTAGCTCAGGAAAGAAACATAGTGGGGAAGCGTACATAGAGGGCGACATCAAGTTAAGATTTCTTTGCCCGGAGGATGTAGAAGCTGTCAAGCAACTCTGTAGGGACTGGTTTCCTGTCGA GTATCCTGATTTCTGGTACaaggatattacaaatgataagCGGTTCTTTTCCCTTGCTGCTGCCATTGGCTCTACCATTGTGGGTTTATTAGTGGCGGAGGTCAAGACTAGAGCCAGATGTCACAGAGAGGTTagtaaaaaagataaaagtggCATTTATATATAG